Proteins encoded within one genomic window of Mycolicibacterium aubagnense:
- a CDS encoding nuclear transport factor 2 family protein, producing the protein MAIIDPTKTWAPVEERLAATTNERHRQVLGVVLEHMKAEAEPDMERLMATLAPNPDYHFWYANADMGPKTTDGVRAYYEAFVASGANHLVFEIDRLAVDDNLVMTEGWMKMIYPGAAAQAIGVEVDDPAGDYLLLFRQLINWPIDADGLILGEDAYQTGPVSVTKLSHEDLPQKYVDQKRAAAEAHA; encoded by the coding sequence TTGGCCATCATCGACCCCACCAAGACGTGGGCCCCCGTCGAGGAACGCCTCGCCGCCACCACCAATGAGCGGCACCGTCAGGTGCTGGGCGTCGTCCTCGAGCACATGAAGGCCGAAGCGGAACCCGACATGGAGCGGCTGATGGCCACGCTGGCCCCGAACCCGGACTACCACTTCTGGTACGCCAACGCCGACATGGGCCCCAAGACCACCGATGGCGTGCGCGCCTACTACGAGGCATTCGTCGCCAGCGGCGCCAACCACCTCGTTTTCGAGATCGATCGCCTGGCCGTCGATGACAATCTGGTCATGACCGAAGGCTGGATGAAGATGATCTACCCGGGCGCGGCGGCGCAGGCCATCGGCGTCGAGGTCGACGATCCGGCCGGCGACTACCTGCTGCTGTTCCGTCAGCTCATCAACTGGCCCATCGACGCCGACGGCCTGATCCTCGGTGAGGACGCCTACCAGACCGGCCCGGTCAGCGTCACCAAGCTGAGCCACGAAGACCTGCCGCAGAAGTACGTCGACCAGAAGCGCGCCGCCGCCGAAGCTCATGCCTGA
- a CDS encoding AMP-binding protein: MPDQRENIAALLLDRLGDERLGLRTRDQDWTWDEVVRESAARGAYAAELRAEGPFHIGVLLDNVPDFIFWLGGAALAGATIVGINPTRGNPELAGEVRHADCQLIVTDSAGRERLSGLDLGLTPERILVIDDPAYQDAICARKSAASAENRAQIAAGDGVGAETLMLLLFTSGTTGASKAVKCSQGRLAWIAHSAVEKFHHVRDDVDYCCMPLFHGNAIMALWAPALAVGATVCLTPSFSASGFLPDVRFFGATFFTYVGKALGYLLATPEQPDDADNQLSRGFGTEASPEDQAYFKRRFGAELFEGYGSSEGGGAVVLDPDQPEGALGRPAHPGVAIVNPETMIDCVPAVLDRHGRILNPDDAVGEIVDKLGTKKFEGYYKNDAADADRIRGGWYWTGDLGYLDENGFIYFAGRRGDWIRVDGENTSALSIERVLRRHPEVIAAGVYAVPDPRSGDQVMAAIEVADPIRFDMDTFAKYLNDQDDLGSKGTPRFLRVSASLPVTGSNKVLKRELQAEKWHTEERVYRWVGRPVGNRVPDFQLMTDDAKGALDEEFTRYGRQRYL, from the coding sequence ATGCCTGATCAGCGAGAAAACATCGCAGCCCTGCTGCTCGACCGTCTCGGCGACGAGCGGCTGGGACTGCGCACCCGGGACCAGGATTGGACCTGGGACGAGGTGGTCCGGGAGTCGGCCGCCCGCGGCGCATACGCCGCGGAGCTGCGCGCCGAGGGGCCGTTTCATATCGGCGTGCTGTTGGACAACGTGCCCGACTTCATCTTCTGGCTGGGCGGTGCCGCCCTGGCCGGGGCGACGATCGTCGGCATCAACCCGACGCGTGGAAACCCGGAACTGGCCGGCGAGGTCCGGCACGCGGACTGCCAGCTGATCGTCACCGATTCGGCTGGGCGGGAACGGCTTTCGGGTCTGGACCTCGGTCTGACGCCCGAGCGCATCCTGGTCATCGACGACCCCGCCTACCAAGACGCGATTTGTGCACGAAAATCCGCGGCAAGCGCGGAAAATCGTGCACAAATCGCGGCGGGCGACGGAGTCGGCGCCGAAACGCTGATGCTGCTGCTGTTCACCTCCGGGACCACCGGTGCGTCGAAGGCCGTCAAGTGCAGCCAGGGCCGCCTGGCCTGGATCGCCCACTCGGCGGTCGAGAAGTTCCACCACGTCCGCGACGACGTCGACTACTGCTGCATGCCGCTCTTCCACGGCAACGCCATCATGGCGCTGTGGGCCCCGGCGCTGGCCGTCGGCGCGACGGTGTGCCTCACCCCGAGCTTCTCGGCGTCCGGATTCCTGCCCGACGTGCGCTTCTTCGGCGCCACGTTCTTCACCTACGTGGGCAAGGCGCTCGGCTACCTGCTGGCCACCCCCGAACAGCCGGACGACGCCGACAACCAGCTGAGCCGCGGGTTCGGCACCGAAGCCTCGCCGGAAGACCAGGCCTACTTCAAGCGCCGCTTCGGGGCGGAGCTGTTCGAGGGGTACGGCTCGAGCGAGGGCGGCGGCGCCGTGGTGCTCGACCCCGACCAGCCCGAGGGCGCGCTCGGCCGCCCGGCCCATCCCGGGGTGGCGATCGTCAACCCAGAAACCATGATCGATTGTGTCCCAGCGGTTTTGGACCGGCACGGCCGCATCCTCAACCCGGACGACGCCGTCGGCGAGATCGTCGACAAGCTCGGTACCAAAAAGTTCGAGGGCTACTACAAGAACGACGCCGCCGACGCCGACCGCATTCGGGGCGGCTGGTACTGGACGGGCGACCTGGGCTACCTCGACGAGAACGGCTTCATCTACTTCGCCGGCCGCCGCGGGGACTGGATTCGGGTCGACGGCGAGAACACCTCGGCGTTGTCCATCGAGCGCGTGCTGCGGCGGCACCCGGAAGTCATCGCCGCCGGCGTGTACGCGGTGCCGGACCCCCGTTCGGGAGATCAGGTGATGGCGGCCATCGAGGTGGCCGATCCGATCCGGTTCGACATGGACACGTTCGCGAAGTACCTGAACGATCAGGACGACCTGGGCAGCAAGGGCACCCCGCGGTTCCTGCGGGTCTCGGCGTCGCTGCCGGTCACGGGCTCCAACAAGGTGCTCAAGCGCGAGCTGCAGGCAGAAAAGTGGCATACCGAGGAACGGGTGTACCGCTGGGTGGGTCGCCCAGTGGGAAACAGGGTGCCGGACTTCCAACTTATGACCGACGATGCCAAGGGCGCGTTGGACGAGGAGTTCACGCGGTACGGCAGGCAAAGGTACCTCTAG
- a CDS encoding FAD-binding protein, with the protein MTDWDATVDVLVAGSGGGGVTGAYTAAREGLEVLLVEATDKFGGTTAYSGGGGVWFPCNPVLRRAGTDDTIEDALEYYHAVVGDRTPRELQDTYVRSGAPLMEYLEADPNIKFDMLPWPDYFGKLPKARVDGQRHVAARPMKIEKAPEFKELVRGPLDNDRLGVPQPDDYFIGGRALIARFLMALKQYPSAATQLGTALVELVTADGAVVGAVVETDGVRKAIRARKGVLLAAGGFEGNDELRQKYGVPGEARDTMGPWGNLGQAHEAGIAVGADTDLMEQAWWSPGLTHPDGRSAFALWFTGGIFVDQDARRFVNESAAYDRIGRVVVDRMAKGEMTLPFWMIYDDGEGGADGVVPPIKATNVSMVETEKYVDAGLWQTADTLEELAAKIGVPADQLVATVKQFNEYADAGSDPDFGRGDEAYDRAFSGGACPMVRIDKAPFHAARFGISDLGTKGGLRTDTTGQVLDTAGNPIAGLYAAGNTMAAPSGYAYPGGGNPIGTSMVFSHLAVLDMVRRETS; encoded by the coding sequence ATGACGGACTGGGACGCGACGGTTGACGTGCTGGTGGCGGGCTCTGGTGGCGGCGGCGTCACCGGTGCCTACACCGCAGCGCGCGAGGGACTCGAGGTACTGCTGGTCGAGGCGACCGACAAGTTCGGTGGCACCACCGCCTACTCCGGTGGTGGCGGCGTGTGGTTCCCCTGCAACCCCGTGCTGCGGCGGGCCGGCACCGACGACACCATCGAAGATGCGCTGGAGTACTACCACGCCGTCGTCGGCGACCGGACGCCCCGCGAACTACAGGACACCTACGTCCGCAGCGGCGCTCCACTCATGGAGTACCTGGAGGCCGATCCCAACATCAAGTTCGACATGCTGCCCTGGCCGGACTACTTCGGGAAGCTGCCCAAGGCCCGGGTGGACGGTCAGCGGCACGTCGCGGCCCGACCGATGAAGATCGAAAAGGCCCCGGAGTTCAAGGAATTGGTGCGGGGCCCGCTCGACAACGACCGGCTCGGCGTTCCGCAGCCCGACGACTACTTCATCGGCGGCCGGGCGCTGATCGCCCGATTCCTCATGGCGCTGAAGCAATACCCTTCGGCTGCAACGCAACTGGGCACCGCTCTGGTGGAGTTGGTGACAGCGGACGGTGCCGTGGTGGGTGCCGTGGTCGAGACCGACGGGGTTCGGAAGGCCATCAGGGCGCGCAAGGGTGTGCTGTTGGCGGCAGGCGGCTTCGAGGGCAACGACGAGCTGCGCCAGAAGTACGGTGTGCCAGGCGAGGCGCGAGACACCATGGGGCCCTGGGGAAATCTGGGCCAGGCGCATGAAGCCGGCATCGCCGTCGGTGCCGACACCGACCTCATGGAACAAGCCTGGTGGTCACCGGGCCTCACGCACCCGGACGGTCGCAGCGCGTTCGCGCTGTGGTTCACCGGTGGCATCTTCGTCGACCAGGACGCCAGGCGGTTCGTCAACGAGTCCGCGGCGTACGACCGCATCGGCCGCGTCGTCGTGGACCGGATGGCCAAGGGCGAGATGACGCTGCCGTTCTGGATGATCTACGACGACGGTGAAGGTGGAGCTGATGGCGTCGTCCCCCCAATAAAGGCGACCAATGTGTCGATGGTCGAAACCGAGAAGTACGTCGACGCCGGGCTGTGGCAGACCGCCGACACCCTGGAAGAGCTGGCCGCCAAGATCGGGGTTCCCGCCGACCAGCTGGTGGCGACCGTCAAACAGTTCAACGAATACGCCGACGCCGGCTCCGACCCCGACTTCGGCCGCGGCGATGAGGCCTACGACCGCGCCTTCTCCGGCGGTGCGTGCCCGATGGTCCGGATCGACAAGGCGCCCTTCCATGCCGCCAGGTTCGGCATCTCCGACCTGGGCACCAAGGGCGGCTTACGTACCGACACCACCGGCCAGGTGCTCGACACCGCCGGCAACCCGATCGCCGGGTTGTACGCGGCGGGCAACACCATGGCCGCGCCGAGCGGCTACGCGTACCCGGGCGGCGGCAACCCGATCGGCACCAGCATGGTCTTCTCTCACCTGGCCGTGCTCGATATGGTCAGACGAGAGACTTCGTAA
- a CDS encoding Rieske 2Fe-2S domain-containing protein — protein MTETEVRHIDAGVEMTRFARGWHCIGLAESFRDGKPHPVQAFGTKLVVFADSAGAIKVLDGYCRHMGGDLSQGTVKGDAVACPFHDWRWGGDGKCQLVPYAKRTPRLARTRAWQTTEVNGQLLIWHDPEGSTPGAELTPPTIEGYEEGQWSPWQWNSLLIEGSHCREIVDNNVDMAHFFYIHHAYPTYFKNVIDGHTASQFMESKPRPDYATRELWDGTYLRSEATYFGPAYMINWIHNDLAPEFTVEIALINCHYPVTHDSFVLQWGVAVQNNPALPAEKAEKLAAALSRSFGDGFMEDVEIWKNKTRIENPLLTEEDGPVYQHRRWYEQFYVDVADIKPDMVARFEQEVDTTHAGGLWREEVAKNLANRTPVGEAHAAP, from the coding sequence ATGACTGAGACTGAGGTCCGGCACATCGACGCGGGCGTCGAGATGACCCGGTTCGCGCGCGGCTGGCACTGCATCGGATTGGCCGAGTCGTTCCGCGACGGCAAGCCGCACCCGGTACAGGCCTTCGGCACCAAGCTCGTGGTGTTCGCCGACTCCGCCGGTGCCATCAAGGTGCTGGACGGCTACTGCCGCCACATGGGTGGGGACCTGTCCCAGGGCACCGTCAAGGGTGACGCGGTCGCGTGCCCGTTCCACGACTGGCGCTGGGGTGGTGACGGCAAGTGCCAGCTGGTGCCCTACGCCAAGCGGACCCCGCGGCTGGCCCGCACCCGCGCCTGGCAGACCACCGAGGTCAACGGGCAGTTGCTGATCTGGCACGACCCCGAGGGCTCGACGCCGGGGGCGGAACTGACCCCGCCGACCATCGAGGGTTACGAGGAAGGGCAGTGGTCGCCGTGGCAGTGGAACTCGCTGCTGATCGAGGGATCGCACTGCCGAGAGATCGTCGACAACAACGTCGACATGGCGCATTTCTTCTACATCCACCACGCCTACCCGACGTACTTCAAGAACGTCATCGACGGTCACACCGCGAGCCAGTTCATGGAGTCCAAGCCGCGGCCGGACTACGCGACGCGAGAGCTGTGGGACGGCACCTACCTGCGGTCGGAGGCCACGTATTTCGGGCCGGCGTACATGATCAACTGGATCCACAACGATCTGGCGCCGGAATTCACAGTGGAGATCGCGCTGATCAACTGCCACTACCCGGTCACGCATGATTCGTTCGTGCTGCAGTGGGGCGTCGCGGTGCAGAACAACCCGGCCCTGCCGGCTGAGAAGGCCGAGAAGCTGGCGGCGGCGCTGAGCCGCAGCTTCGGCGACGGGTTCATGGAAGACGTCGAGATCTGGAAGAACAAGACCCGCATCGAGAATCCGCTGCTGACCGAGGAGGACGGCCCGGTCTACCAGCATCGCCGCTGGTATGAGCAGTTCTACGTCGACGTCGCCGATATCAAGCCGGACATGGTCGCCCGGTTCGAGCAGGAAGTCGACACCACTCACGCAGGCGGCCTGTGGCGCGAAGAGGTGGCCAAGAACCTGGCCAACCGCACGCCGGTCGGCGAGGCGCACGCCGCCCCGTAG
- a CDS encoding alpha/beta hydrolase, whose amino-acid sequence MPGPSHTVDFHPELARAARFMPRNPVTPWNIRIVRLLTHLQERRTPEGVEVLTLPSGVGIRLHRPPAGTGHGGALLWIHGGGYLIGSPAQDDALCRRFADELGITVAAVKYRLAPDNPYPAGLEDCYTALRWLVELPAVDPARVAVGGASAGGGLTAALAQLAQDRGEIPLAAQLLVYPMIDDRSGSRPGLDHPGHRLWTQKSNRFGWRAYLGGADPAVAVPARRTDLSGLPPAWVGVGTLDVFHDEDVDYAERLRAAGVPCELEVVPGAYHGFDGVAAKTQVARAFFASQVEFLRPRLNPAVVG is encoded by the coding sequence ATGCCGGGTCCCTCCCACACAGTCGACTTCCACCCCGAGCTGGCGCGGGCCGCGCGGTTCATGCCGCGCAACCCCGTCACGCCGTGGAACATCCGGATTGTCCGCCTGCTGACCCACCTGCAGGAACGCCGCACCCCCGAAGGCGTCGAGGTGCTGACACTGCCGTCGGGCGTCGGAATCCGCCTGCACCGTCCGCCCGCCGGAACCGGCCACGGGGGCGCACTGCTGTGGATCCACGGCGGCGGCTACCTCATCGGCAGCCCGGCACAGGATGACGCGTTGTGCCGGCGTTTCGCTGACGAACTGGGCATCACCGTGGCCGCGGTGAAATACCGGTTGGCACCCGACAATCCGTATCCGGCCGGGCTCGAGGACTGCTATACAGCGCTGCGCTGGCTGGTCGAGCTGCCGGCCGTGGATCCGGCGCGGGTGGCCGTCGGCGGTGCGAGCGCAGGCGGTGGACTGACCGCAGCACTGGCCCAGCTGGCCCAGGACCGCGGGGAGATTCCCTTGGCGGCACAGCTCTTGGTGTACCCGATGATCGACGACCGGTCGGGCAGCCGGCCCGGCCTGGACCACCCTGGGCACCGGTTGTGGACTCAGAAATCGAACCGCTTCGGCTGGCGTGCGTACCTCGGTGGCGCCGACCCGGCGGTCGCCGTCCCCGCGCGGCGGACCGACCTGTCCGGCCTGCCACCGGCCTGGGTCGGGGTCGGGACCTTAGACGTCTTCCACGACGAGGACGTCGACTACGCCGAGCGGCTGCGGGCGGCGGGCGTCCCGTGCGAGCTGGAAGTGGTGCCGGGGGCGTACCACGGCTTCGACGGCGTCGCCGCCAAGACCCAGGTGGCCCGAGCGTTCTTTGCCAGTCAGGTGGAGTTCCTGCGGCCGCGGCTGAACCCGGCCGTCGTCGGCTAG
- a CDS encoding amino acid permease produces MIAIGGAIGTGLFLGAGGRLHNAGPGLFLVYLVCGGFVFLILRALGELVLHRPSSGSFVSYAREFLGEKAAYVAGWMYFLNWAMTSIVDSTAIATYFHYWSAFGAIPQWLIALIALAIVMGMNLISVTLFGELEFWAALIKVVALVTFLVVGTVFLVGRFKIEGQTTGVNVIAHTGGLFPTGLLPLVVVTSGVVFAYAAVELVGTAAGETAEPHKIMPRAINSVIFRIALFYCGSLVLLGLLLPYTAYKAGESPFVTFFSKIGFEGAGTVMNVVVLTAAFSSLNAGLYSTGRILRSMAMNGSAPKFTGVMSKRGVPYGGICLTASIGLLGVVLNGVVPAQAFEIVLNMAALGIIASWATIVICQLQLFRWSQRGEMERPAFRMWGAPYTGYLTLAFLAVVLVLMAFDKPVGTWTVATLLLIIPALIIGWFVARGRVYEIAKQRQGFTGQFPVVANPPPPGERQP; encoded by the coding sequence ATGATCGCCATCGGCGGTGCCATCGGCACGGGGCTGTTCCTGGGCGCCGGTGGACGCTTGCACAATGCCGGGCCGGGCCTGTTCCTCGTCTACCTCGTCTGCGGCGGCTTCGTCTTTCTCATCCTGCGAGCGCTCGGCGAGTTGGTGCTGCACCGGCCGTCGTCGGGCTCCTTCGTGTCCTATGCGCGTGAATTCCTCGGTGAGAAGGCCGCTTACGTCGCGGGCTGGATGTACTTCCTCAACTGGGCCATGACGTCGATCGTCGACTCGACGGCCATCGCGACCTACTTCCACTACTGGTCGGCGTTCGGTGCCATCCCGCAGTGGCTGATCGCGCTCATCGCACTGGCCATCGTGATGGGCATGAACCTGATCTCGGTGACGCTGTTCGGCGAGCTCGAGTTCTGGGCGGCCCTGATCAAAGTCGTTGCGCTGGTGACGTTCCTGGTGGTCGGCACCGTCTTCCTGGTGGGCCGGTTCAAGATTGAGGGACAGACCACGGGTGTCAATGTCATCGCCCATACCGGCGGACTGTTCCCGACCGGACTCCTGCCGCTGGTTGTGGTGACCTCCGGGGTCGTCTTCGCTTACGCCGCAGTCGAACTCGTCGGCACCGCGGCGGGCGAGACGGCCGAGCCGCACAAGATCATGCCGCGGGCCATCAACTCGGTGATCTTCCGCATCGCGCTGTTCTACTGTGGGTCGCTGGTGCTGCTCGGCCTGCTGCTGCCGTACACCGCCTACAAGGCCGGCGAGAGCCCCTTCGTCACGTTCTTCTCCAAGATCGGGTTCGAGGGCGCCGGAACCGTCATGAACGTCGTCGTGCTCACCGCCGCGTTCTCCAGCCTCAACGCGGGCCTGTATTCCACCGGTCGCATCCTGCGCTCGATGGCGATGAACGGCAGCGCGCCGAAGTTCACCGGCGTCATGTCGAAACGTGGTGTGCCGTATGGCGGTATCTGTTTGACGGCCAGCATCGGCCTGCTCGGCGTCGTGCTCAACGGTGTCGTGCCGGCGCAGGCGTTCGAGATCGTGCTGAACATGGCGGCGCTCGGCATCATCGCATCGTGGGCCACCATCGTGATCTGCCAGCTGCAGTTGTTCCGGTGGTCCCAGCGCGGCGAGATGGAGCGGCCCGCGTTCCGCATGTGGGGTGCGCCGTACACCGGGTACCTGACCCTGGCCTTCCTGGCCGTGGTGTTGGTGCTCATGGCGTTCGACAAACCCGTGGGCACCTGGACGGTCGCGACGCTGCTGCTCATCATCCCGGCGCTGATCATCGGCTGGTTCGTCGCGCGCGGCCGGGTGTACGAGATCGCCAAGCAGCGGCAGGGGTTCACCGGACAGTTCCCGGTCGTCGCCAACCCGCCGCCACCGGGAGAGCGTCAGCCCTGA
- a CDS encoding WS/DGAT/MGAT family O-acyltransferase, producing the protein MEIMSPTDAMFLLGESREHPMHVGGLQLFTPPEGAGPEFVHDLYRDMLAHTNFSPTYRKRPARFLGGIASFGWAYDDEVDAEYHLRRSALPSPGRIRELLELTSRLHTTLLDRHRPLWETYLVEGLEDGRFAIYSKAHHALLDGVSALRMAMRALSDDPAELEVRVPWDLPSRKRTPKNSPSLVGSALGTVGAAVGLAPSTFRVARAALLEQNLTRAFSAPKTMFNVKIGGARRVAAQSWSIDRIKAVKQASGGVTVNDVVLAMCSGALRAYLIEHSALPDAPLIAMVPVSLRSEADADAGGNQVGAILCNLATDVKDPATRLQTISESMRGNKQVFAGLSKTESMALSALLLSPIALSTVPGFVDATPPPFNIVISNVPGPRVPMYWKGARLDGNYPLSIALDGQALNITLVNNGGNLDFGLVGCRHSVPHLQRLLGHLEDSLTDLEAAVR; encoded by the coding sequence GTGGAGATCATGTCGCCAACCGATGCCATGTTCCTGCTCGGCGAATCGCGCGAGCATCCGATGCACGTGGGCGGCCTGCAGCTCTTCACCCCGCCCGAAGGGGCCGGGCCGGAATTCGTCCACGACCTGTACCGGGACATGTTGGCGCACACCAACTTCAGTCCCACCTACCGCAAACGCCCGGCGCGGTTTCTCGGCGGCATCGCCAGCTTCGGTTGGGCCTATGACGACGAAGTCGACGCCGAATACCACCTGCGTCGCTCGGCGCTGCCCTCCCCAGGTCGGATTCGCGAACTGCTGGAGCTGACCTCTCGGCTGCACACCACCCTGCTGGACCGGCACCGTCCGTTGTGGGAGACCTACCTGGTGGAAGGTCTGGAGGACGGCCGGTTCGCGATCTATTCGAAGGCCCACCACGCGCTGCTCGACGGGGTGTCCGCGTTGCGGATGGCGATGCGCGCGCTGTCCGACGACCCGGCCGAGCTGGAGGTGCGGGTGCCGTGGGATCTGCCGTCGCGCAAGCGCACGCCGAAGAACAGCCCGTCGTTGGTGGGCTCGGCCTTGGGAACGGTGGGTGCGGCAGTCGGTCTCGCACCGTCGACGTTCCGGGTGGCGCGCGCGGCCCTGCTGGAACAGAACCTGACCCGGGCGTTCAGCGCGCCGAAGACCATGTTCAACGTCAAGATCGGCGGTGCCCGACGAGTGGCGGCGCAGTCCTGGTCGATCGACCGCATCAAGGCCGTCAAGCAGGCCTCCGGCGGCGTCACCGTCAATGACGTCGTGCTGGCCATGTGCTCCGGAGCGCTACGCGCCTACCTGATCGAGCACAGTGCCCTGCCCGACGCGCCGCTGATCGCGATGGTCCCGGTGAGCCTGCGGTCCGAGGCCGACGCCGATGCGGGTGGCAACCAGGTCGGCGCGATCCTGTGCAACCTGGCCACCGACGTCAAGGACCCGGCAACGCGGCTGCAGACCATCTCCGAGTCGATGCGCGGCAACAAGCAGGTGTTCGCGGGGCTGTCGAAGACGGAGTCCATGGCACTGTCGGCGCTGCTGCTGTCTCCGATCGCGCTGTCCACCGTGCCCGGCTTCGTCGACGCCACCCCGCCGCCGTTCAACATCGTCATCTCGAACGTGCCGGGGCCGCGGGTGCCGATGTACTGGAAGGGCGCCCGGCTCGACGGCAACTACCCGTTGTCCATCGCTCTGGATGGCCAGGCACTGAACATCACGCTGGTCAACAACGGCGGCAATCTCGACTTCGGGCTGGTCGGCTGCCGGCACAGCGTGCCGCACCTGCAGCGGCTGCTCGGCCACCTCGAGGACTCGCTGACAGACCTGGAGGCTGCGGTCCGTTAG
- a CDS encoding DUF559 domain-containing protein, translating to MGEPFIGSEALADGRLTRYQLRTNFVAVHKDVYVPRGTQPSAILRAKAAWLSSRREGILAGFSAAAMHGSRYIDAALPANIIGSPGRPTPGVVVWEDCPDANEVCRIGELRLTTPTRTAVDLARKFPEDVAVAAIDALARATRLTVADIELAARRHPGQRGIRQARRSIALVDPKAESPRETALRLLIVRAGFPGPESQHPIYNEYGVLIGIVDFAWAELKIAVEYEGRHHSDPEQIRKDIARIEEMIEMGWLVIRVTSRDPAGVVVRRIAHARATRGAVDDRVNFRPDPSDTTWRNAS from the coding sequence GTGGGGGAGCCATTCATCGGGAGTGAAGCGTTGGCAGATGGGCGGCTGACGCGGTACCAGTTGCGGACGAATTTCGTTGCGGTGCACAAGGACGTGTACGTGCCGAGAGGCACACAGCCGAGTGCGATTCTGCGGGCTAAGGCAGCGTGGCTGAGCTCCCGGCGTGAGGGAATCCTTGCTGGGTTCTCAGCCGCCGCGATGCACGGCAGCAGGTATATCGATGCGGCCTTGCCTGCCAACATCATTGGCAGCCCAGGCCGACCGACACCTGGAGTCGTGGTCTGGGAGGACTGCCCCGACGCAAACGAGGTGTGCCGGATCGGCGAGCTGCGGCTGACGACGCCGACCCGCACCGCAGTCGATCTGGCGCGAAAGTTCCCTGAGGACGTCGCAGTCGCCGCGATCGATGCCCTGGCACGGGCTACGAGGTTGACGGTCGCCGACATCGAATTGGCAGCCCGACGTCATCCCGGGCAGCGCGGAATCCGGCAGGCACGCAGGTCTATTGCGCTCGTTGATCCCAAAGCCGAGTCGCCCCGCGAAACGGCGTTGCGACTCCTCATCGTTCGCGCAGGATTCCCGGGACCGGAAAGTCAGCACCCGATATACAACGAATACGGCGTCCTCATCGGGATCGTGGACTTCGCCTGGGCAGAGTTGAAGATCGCCGTCGAATACGAGGGCCGGCATCACTCGGACCCGGAACAGATTCGCAAGGACATCGCCCGGATCGAGGAGATGATCGAGATGGGTTGGCTCGTCATCCGCGTGACTTCGCGGGATCCCGCAGGCGTGGTGGTGCGAAGAATCGCCCATGCGCGAGCTACCCGAGGCGCAGTGGATGACCGGGTGAACTTTCGGCCCGACCCCAGCGACACGACGTGGCGTAACGCCTCGTGA
- a CDS encoding septum formation family protein: MNLLSVTFWASRRALLAAVLCAQLIAGLVAVAAVGPSAGSATDDDHTATVFRSAHAGNCLTWQPEPPQRPAFVQCSSPHLFEVVNSVEGDGDQESCAVSGRRYLGPHYDPNGRFAYGLLRSVGSGSGPRLALCGLQLPGPNGQQLPFRGLVAEQDQSRVWPPGTCLGADMKGGQTGLVPVDCAEPHSVEAVGPIDLSAHFHDGPAPSDAAQEAVLRPACMTMATAYLAPKTLYANDLTLNYRPIGPSSWAAGSRQVLCALASRTPGPLTGSVKAPGGASAAHAAATPHPVALPSPVTTATTVAPTSNAPTTAAAPAAAPSTAASSPASSSSSAVASPSSASSSSAAQNAEATSTSVTDTTVPPAAPASPVDNPAHAPQAPPAEPAAPADPAGPSHVLEIPGMAPITFPWAPPPL; this comes from the coding sequence ATGAATCTGCTCTCGGTCACGTTTTGGGCGTCGCGCCGCGCTTTGCTAGCGGCTGTGCTGTGCGCCCAGTTGATCGCTGGGTTGGTCGCAGTGGCGGCGGTCGGCCCGTCCGCCGGCAGCGCCACCGACGACGACCACACCGCCACCGTCTTTCGCAGTGCCCATGCCGGCAACTGCCTGACCTGGCAACCTGAGCCTCCCCAACGGCCCGCGTTCGTGCAGTGCAGCAGCCCGCACCTGTTCGAGGTCGTCAACTCCGTCGAAGGCGACGGCGATCAGGAATCCTGCGCAGTGTCAGGGCGCCGGTACCTCGGCCCGCACTACGACCCGAACGGCCGGTTCGCGTACGGCCTACTGCGATCGGTCGGCTCCGGGTCCGGTCCTCGACTGGCACTGTGCGGTTTGCAGCTGCCGGGCCCGAACGGCCAACAGCTGCCGTTCCGCGGGCTGGTCGCCGAACAGGATCAGTCGCGGGTGTGGCCGCCCGGCACGTGTCTGGGTGCCGACATGAAGGGCGGGCAGACGGGTCTGGTGCCCGTGGACTGCGCCGAGCCGCATTCGGTCGAGGCCGTCGGCCCCATCGACCTCAGCGCGCACTTCCACGACGGCCCGGCGCCGTCGGACGCCGCGCAGGAGGCGGTGCTGCGGCCGGCCTGCATGACGATGGCCACCGCGTACCTGGCGCCAAAGACGTTGTACGCCAACGACCTGACGCTGAACTACCGGCCCATCGGCCCGTCCAGCTGGGCCGCCGGCAGCCGCCAGGTGCTGTGCGCACTGGCATCGCGGACGCCAGGCCCCCTGACCGGCAGCGTCAAGGCCCCGGGCGGTGCGTCCGCGGCGCACGCTGCCGCGACCCCGCACCCCGTGGCACTGCCGAGTCCGGTCACGACCGCGACGACCGTCGCCCCGACGAGCAACGCCCCGACCACCGCCGCTGCTCCGGCAGCAGCCCCGAGTACCGCGGCGTCTTCTCCGGCGTCGTCATCGTCATCGGCGGTGGCGTCACCGTCCTCGGCGTCTTCGTCCTCGGCGGCCCAAAACGCCGAGGCGACGAGCACTTCCGTCACCGACACCACGGTGCCACCGGCCGCCCCGGCGTCACCGGTCGACAACCCGGCGCACGCACCGCAGGCTCCCCCGGCCGAACCTGCGGCGCCTGCGGATCCGGCCGGGCCGTCGCATGTGCTCGAGATCCCGGGCATGGCCCCGATTACCTTCCCGTGGGCGCCCCCGCCGCTGTGA